The genome window TTGCGCCAAAGGTAAGGGTTTTAACAGCAAGTGACCATTTGAACATGGCCTTAAAGCACCATGCTTTGGGGCAAGGTTTTTCGCCTCGAACCCGGTTGGAAGCCGGGGTGCGTTCAGCTCCTTTCAATCTGCAAACGAGCTATGAATGGGCCGTAAAGTTCTTCTTAGCGACTGAGGTACAGGTTTCGCTCAGAAAAGATCTTGAGGAAAAACGGGTCTCTCAGCGAATCAACAAACTGAATGGCTTCACCGGTAGATTTCATTTCAGGGCCCAGCTCCTTGTTCACCTCGGGGAATTTTTCGTAGGAGAACACCGGAATTTTAATGGCGTAACCACTGCGTTGCGGACTGAAATCAAAGTCTTTTAATTTCTTCTCGCCCAGCATCACCTTGGTTGCGTAATTCACGTAGGGCTCTTTGTAGGCCTTGGCAATAAACGGAACTGTGCGCGATGCACGCGGATTGGCCTCAATGATGTACACAATCTCATCCTTGATGGCGAATTGTATATTGATAAGCCCCACTGTGTTGAGCGCAAGGGCAATTTTGCGTGTATGATCTTCAATTTGCTGCATTACCAGGTCGCCGAGATTGTAGGGCGGCAACACAGCATACGAATCGCCGGAATGAATACCTGCCGGCTCAATGTGCTGCATCACGCCAATGATGTACACATCCTCCCCATCACAAATAGCATCCGCTTCGGCTTCAATCGCTCCTTCTATAAAATGATCCAGAAGAATTTTGTTGTCGGGCATATCGCGCAAAATATCCACCACGTGATGCTCCAGCTCTTCTTCGTTGATGACGATTTTCATTTTCTGGCCTCCTAGCACGTACGATGGACGCACCAGCAAAGGAAATCCCAGGTCGCGGCTCAGCTCAACCGCCTGTTCGGCACTTTCTACCACGCCGAACTTCGGATACGGAATGTTATTGTTTTTCAACACATTCGAAAAACTACCACGGTCTTCGGCCAAATCAAGCGCCTCAAAGCTGGTTCCGATAATCGGCACTCCGTAGCGGTGAAGCTTTTCGGCGAGCTTCAGCGCGGTTTGACCGCCCAACTGCACAATCACCCCCACGGGTTTTTCGTGCAGAATGATATCGTAGATATGCTCCCAGAAAACCGGTTCAAAGTAGAGTTTGTCTGAGGTATCAAAATCCGTAGAAACCGTTTCGGGATTACAATTTATCATGATGGTTTCATAACCGCACTCACGGGCAGCAAGCACACCGTGTACGCAACAGTAGTCAAATTCAATACCTTGCCCGATTCGGTTGGGGCCTGAACCGAGTACCACCACTTTTTTGCGATCGGTAACCACCGATTCATTCTCTTCGTCGAATGTAGAGTAGTAATAGGGTGTTTGTGCCTCAAATTCTGCGGCGCAGGTATCTACCAATTTGTACACCCGGCGCACCTTCATATCATTGCGTTTTTTAAACACCTCACTCTCCAGGCAACGGAGCAGGTGGGCTATCTGACGGTCGGCGTAGCCTTTTTGCTTGGCTTCGAAGAGCACTTCGCGCGGAATGTTTTCAAGTGTATAGCTCCCTATTTTCCTCTCAAGTTGAATCAATTCTTCAATCTGACGCAAAAACCATGGGTCTATTTTGGTTTTCTCAAAAATGGTCTTGAAGGGGATGCCCAGCTTAATGGCATCGTAAATATGAAACAGTCTGTTCCAGCTCGGATGACTCAGGCTCTCGAGTATGGCGTCCTGGTTGGTGAGTTCACGTCCGTCTGCCCCGAGTCCGTTGCGGTTGATTTCCAGCGACTGACAAGCCTTTTGAAGTGCCTCCTGAAAAGTTCTGCCGATACCCATGGCTTCTCCTACCGATTTCATCTGAAGGCCCAGTTCGCGGTTGGCACCTGCAAACTTGTTGAAGTTCCAGCGCGGGATTTTCACAATTACGTAGTCCAGTGTGGGCTCAAAGTAGGCCGAGGTGGTTTTGGTGATCTGATTCTTCAATTCATCCAGGTGGTACCCGATGGCCAGCTTGGCGGCAATCTTGGCAATTGGATACCCGGTGGCTTTGGAGGCCAGGGCGGATGACCGCGATACGCGCGGGTTGATTTCCACCGCAATAATTTCTTCTTTCTCGTCCGGGCTCACTGCAAACTGAACGTTACACCCACCGGCAAAATCCCCAATGGCGCGCATCATTTTGATGGCCATGTTGCGCATGCGCTGGTAGGTGGCATCACTCAGTGTCATGGCGGGGGCAACCGTGATGGAATCGCCTGTATGCACACCCATCGGGTCGAAGTTTTCGATGGAGCAGATAATGATCACATTATCGTTACTATCGCGCAGCAATTCCAGCTCAAACTCTTTCCATCCCAGCAGGGCCTTGTCAATCATCACCTCGTGGATGGGCGAAAGATGCAAGCCACGATCGAGCAGTTTGTCAAAATCTTCCTGTTTGTGCACCACCGAGGCTCCTGCACCACCCAATGTATAGGAAGCCCTGATACAAAGCGGAAAGCCAAATTTCTGCGCCACTTCCTTGCCTTCAAGAAAAGACTTGGCGGTGGCCTGAGGAGCCATCCCAACACCGATAGATTCCATCAACTTTCTGAATGCCTCGCGGTTTTCGGTAATTTCAATGGCATCGATGTTCACGCCAATCATCCGCACGTTATGATCTTCCCAAAGCCCGAGTTCCTGACACTTAATGCACAGATTCAATGCGGTTTGCCCCCCCATGGTGGGCAATACAGCATCAATATCAGGATGGTTGGTGAGAATTTTTGCAATGGACGCGGGCTCCAGCGGTTCCAGGTACACATTGTCTGCTGTAAGTGGATCGGTCATGATGGTAGCCGGATTGGAGTTAATCAGCGTTACCTTGATACCTTCCTCTCGCAGTGAGCGCGAAGCCTGGGATCCGGAGTAGTCAAATTCACAAGCCTGACCGATTACAATCGGACCGCTACCAATGATCAATACGTGCTTAATACCAGCGTCTTTAGGCATAATTCGGGGTGGGGTTTGGTACGTAAAAAAGGGAAAGGAAATCCGAAGTAGGAAGCTGAGTACAGCGGTTGTTTTGTCCGATTTCCATCGGGCTGCAAAGTTAAGTTACACACGGGAGTTGACGGTCTTTTTGCAGAAGTTTTTGCGTTGAGTTTTTAACACCTTGTTGAGAAACCTCCCGCAGAAATGAGCAAAAAACGCATACCCGCCGTATTTTTAGTAACTTGACCTGCCAATTACCGACTACATCTCCTCTCAACCATGAAACACTACCGTGGCAGAAATCACATGAATACAAAAACCTTTGTGGTACTTGTTAGCCTCATGGGATTGTTTTTTACGATAGCCGCGCATGCGCAAAAAGGCGAATGGTACACAGGCATTCACGCCAATGCCGGCGTCAACCCTGCCATACCTCCTGACTTTGCAGGAACGTGGAGCGCTGCCGGAGGCCTGTTTGTTCAGCACCAGTTATCAGACTATTTCGGACTGATGTTCAGCCCTGCGTTCAGATACACTGCAACTTACCTTTCCGGGTCTTGTGGCTTTATAATAATTGCCTCACATCCATGCAGCCTACAGCGAAATGTACTGGAACTTCCACTTGCCCTGACATTTCGGCTTCCTCGAGACCCTTCTAATCAATGGCAGGCGTACTTACTTTTGGGGTATTCGCCGGAGGTGAATCTATTTGACCGTGGTAGCTACGTCTTTGGTGGCGGTAGGCCAGATACACATATCCCCAATTTTTACCTGGCAGCCCATAACATGCTTTTCGGTTTTGAGTTTAGGGTGCGACTTGGTGAAAAAGCCGGTTGCACCATGGGTATGCACTATACCGCTCCTTTTCTCACACACCACTCTTATATTGGTAGAACGCAGAATTCCCATTACGAGTTTTCGATGCTGGCCGTCCACCTAAGGTTTGGAGGATTGTTCGGTAAATAAACTGAATCGCAAAATGAAGATTCGGATTTGAAATCACCTTCCGAAAACCACTAATCCCCAACTGCCAAATCATTCGCCTCCATCCACCTCAACACCGAGTAGGCGCGCCAAAATTCACTCAGGTGCGCGGGCGACTGAACAGGGCGTGCAGCCAACTGACGAAAGTAATCGGCGTTGAGCTCCGCAGGAAAATCACACTGACCTAAATAGCCCTGAATATGGGGAGCGAGCAGTTCTTTCCACTGCATCTGCGGGGTTACGAAGCCTTTCTTGTCGGTACGCCAGGTCACAGCATCGGGTACCTTTCCGTTCAGGTAATGGCGCACGGGGTACTTGGTCCAACCTTCAAACATCTTTTCCTCTTCCGGGAGGGCAATACTTCGGGCCACGAGGTGATGATCCAGAAACGGCACCCTGCTTTCAATGCCAAAAGCCATGGAGTTGCGGTCTTCGTAGCGCAGCAACTCGTACAAACCGTAGCGCATGCTGCGCAGCGAATGGGCTGTAAAATCCCGCCCACCGCGATCGGGCTCAGCCATGTTCCACTGCTTGCGCCACGCGGGGGCAATGAGGTGACTGCCTACGCGTTGTTGGCGGCGGATGCGACGCTGCATGTTTTCAGGCAGGTGATAGTACGCCGCGCGCCCAATGGTTTTCAGCATTTTGGGAGTGAGTCTGTTTCGAAGCCATGCGTATTCACGGCGAAAGGTTTTGAAGCGGCCGCGCTTGAGCAAACCGAGCAACCGCAAACCGGCAAATTGCAGGTAACCGCCCAGCACTTCGTCGGCACCCTGACCATCCAGCAACACCTTAACCCCCGATTTTCCGGCTTGCTTCATGACCTCCCATTGCGCAAAAACCGAGGTAGAGCCGATGGGTAAATCCTGGTGGTAAATCATTTGGTCGAGGTCGGCAAGCAATCCTTCGGCCGTGGGTAACACCTCTACGGACTGAACCACGGGAAAGGAATCGCATACCATTCGCGCATAGCGGCCTTCATCTTCGGTATAGCCCGGAAAAACCGCCGTAAACGCCCGCATGGAATTCAACTCAGGAATTTTTGCGGAGGCAGCAACAATAGCCGAAGAATCGAGCCCTCCACTCAGGCAAGTCCCCACCTCTACGTCGGCGCCCATGTGCAAACGAACACTTTCTTCGAGCCATGCACCAAAATCAGCGGCCGTGCCCGGATTGCGCGCACAGAGCTCCACTTCATGTTCCAGGTTGTAATACGGTTCAATAACTGTTTGAAGATCTGCCAGCCCAACCTTTACATGGGTTCCGGGTGCAACAGCTTTCAGGGACGCATAGGGCTCTTCATAGGGTTCGTACATTGCCCCGAGAGCAAGATATTCGAACAATCTGTTGCGCTTGATAACCCGCG of Cryomorphaceae bacterium contains these proteins:
- the asnB gene encoding asparagine synthase (glutamine-hydrolyzing) gives rise to the protein MCGIAGIVAPQGVRSELVVAMANAIRHRGPDDEGYTLLTADNQLVGCKGGDTHQALSGLPAIEEMESTRCVLAHRRLSILDLSVAGHQPLLSADGKHALVYNGEIYNYEVLRGLLQEKGHHFTSKCDTEVVLHALTEWGEDAVIRFRGMWAFAWLNLENQTLLLSRDRFGIKPLYYTDYGGKFSFASEIKALLAAGLLPRVIKRNRLFEYLALGAMYEPYEEPYASLKAVAPGTHVKVGLADLQTVIEPYYNLEHEVELCARNPGTAADFGAWLEESVRLHMGADVEVGTCLSGGLDSSAIVAASAKIPELNSMRAFTAVFPGYTEDEGRYARMVCDSFPVVQSVEVLPTAEGLLADLDQMIYHQDLPIGSTSVFAQWEVMKQAGKSGVKVLLDGQGADEVLGGYLQFAGLRLLGLLKRGRFKTFRREYAWLRNRLTPKMLKTIGRAAYYHLPENMQRRIRRQQRVGSHLIAPAWRKQWNMAEPDRGGRDFTAHSLRSMRYGLYELLRYEDRNSMAFGIESRVPFLDHHLVARSIALPEEEKMFEGWTKYPVRHYLNGKVPDAVTWRTDKKGFVTPQMQWKELLAPHIQGYLGQCDFPAELNADYFRQLAARPVQSPAHLSEFWRAYSVLRWMEANDLAVGD
- a CDS encoding carbamoyl-phosphate synthase large subunit, translating into MPKDAGIKHVLIIGSGPIVIGQACEFDYSGSQASRSLREEGIKVTLINSNPATIMTDPLTADNVYLEPLEPASIAKILTNHPDIDAVLPTMGGQTALNLCIKCQELGLWEDHNVRMIGVNIDAIEITENREAFRKLMESIGVGMAPQATAKSFLEGKEVAQKFGFPLCIRASYTLGGAGASVVHKQEDFDKLLDRGLHLSPIHEVMIDKALLGWKEFELELLRDSNDNVIIICSIENFDPMGVHTGDSITVAPAMTLSDATYQRMRNMAIKMMRAIGDFAGGCNVQFAVSPDEKEEIIAVEINPRVSRSSALASKATGYPIAKIAAKLAIGYHLDELKNQITKTTSAYFEPTLDYVIVKIPRWNFNKFAGANRELGLQMKSVGEAMGIGRTFQEALQKACQSLEINRNGLGADGRELTNQDAILESLSHPSWNRLFHIYDAIKLGIPFKTIFEKTKIDPWFLRQIEELIQLERKIGSYTLENIPREVLFEAKQKGYADRQIAHLLRCLESEVFKKRNDMKVRRVYKLVDTCAAEFEAQTPYYYSTFDEENESVVTDRKKVVVLGSGPNRIGQGIEFDYCCVHGVLAARECGYETIMINCNPETVSTDFDTSDKLYFEPVFWEHIYDIILHEKPVGVIVQLGGQTALKLAEKLHRYGVPIIGTSFEALDLAEDRGSFSNVLKNNNIPYPKFGVVESAEQAVELSRDLGFPLLVRPSYVLGGQKMKIVINEEELEHHVVDILRDMPDNKILLDHFIEGAIEAEADAICDGEDVYIIGVMQHIEPAGIHSGDSYAVLPPYNLGDLVMQQIEDHTRKIALALNTVGLINIQFAIKDEIVYIIEANPRASRTVPFIAKAYKEPYVNYATKVMLGEKKLKDFDFSPQRSGYAIKIPVFSYEKFPEVNKELGPEMKSTGEAIQFVDSLRDPFFLKIFSERNLYLSR